A window of Rubidibacter lacunae KORDI 51-2 contains these coding sequences:
- the cysC gene encoding adenylyl-sulfate kinase: MCFCGSSSLFTNLEKETETVAQQRGGALWFTGLSGSGKSTIARSLAQKLRGGGARFELLDGDVVRQNLTKGLGFSKEDRDENIRRIGFVAHLLARNGVLVLVSAISPYRETREAVRDRIGANFIEVYVNAPLEVCEQRDVKGLYKRARAGQIKGFTGIDDPYEPPLESEIECRTDLESLDESVAKVLGYLRGNGYLHAPVS, translated from the coding sequence TTGTGCTTTTGTGGTTCTTCAAGTTTATTCACCAACCTAGAGAAGGAGACGGAAACTGTGGCACAACAACGCGGTGGGGCCCTGTGGTTCACGGGGTTGAGCGGTTCGGGTAAATCGACAATTGCCCGCTCGTTGGCGCAAAAGTTGCGCGGGGGCGGGGCTCGCTTCGAGCTGCTCGACGGCGACGTCGTCCGACAAAACCTCACCAAAGGACTGGGCTTCAGTAAAGAGGATCGCGACGAAAATATTCGCCGCATCGGATTCGTCGCTCATTTACTGGCACGCAACGGCGTACTCGTTTTGGTCTCGGCCATCTCGCCTTATCGCGAAACGCGCGAGGCGGTGCGCGATCGCATCGGCGCAAACTTCATTGAGGTTTATGTGAACGCCCCGCTTGAAGTCTGCGAGCAACGGGATGTCAAGGGACTGTACAAGCGCGCGCGGGCTGGCCAGATCAAGGGCTTCACGGGCATTGACGATCCCTACGAGCCGCCACTTGAATCCGAGATCGAATGTCGCACAGATCTCGAGTCCCTCGACGAGAGCGTCGCTAAGGTGCTGGGGTACTTGAGAGGAAACGGTTATCTCCACGCTCCCGTATCGTGA
- a CDS encoding 2-isopropylmalate synthase — protein MSARAADPACSKRVLIFDTTLRDGEQSPGATLNADEKLTIARALARLGTDIIEAGFPFASPGDFAAVNRIAEQVGTATGPTICGLARATKQDIKAAGEALAPAVHRRIHTFIATSDIHLQHKLRRSRQDVLEIVPEMVAYAKTFTNDVEFSAEDATRSDPEYLYRVLETAIAAGATTVNIPDTVGYTTPDEFGALIRGIKTHVPNIDLAIISVHGHNDLGLAVANFLAAVQNGARQLECTINGIGERAGNAALEELVMAMHVRRHFYNPFFDRPPESEEPLTNIDMREIYKTSRLVSNLTGMAVQPNKAIVGANAFAHESGIHQDGVLKNKLTYEIMDAESIGWTSNRIVLGKHSGRNAFRTRLGELGYELSETDLNKAFLRFKDLADKKKEISDWDLEAIVSDEVLQLPELYRLELVQVSCGDRARPTATITLRMPSGEEVSDVAIGTGPVDAIYKAIDRVVQLPNDLIEYSVKSVTAGIDAIGEVTVRMRHQGRVYSGHAANTDVVVASARAYLHALNRLAAVLQSGEQLNPQRATV, from the coding sequence ATGTCTGCTCGTGCTGCCGACCCCGCGTGCTCCAAACGCGTACTGATTTTTGATACGACGCTCCGGGATGGCGAACAATCGCCGGGCGCAACGCTCAATGCGGATGAGAAGCTGACGATTGCGCGGGCGCTAGCACGACTGGGTACCGACATCATCGAAGCTGGGTTTCCGTTTGCCAGTCCGGGCGATTTCGCAGCCGTGAACCGCATCGCCGAACAGGTCGGTACGGCCACCGGCCCGACGATCTGCGGACTGGCCCGTGCGACGAAACAAGACATCAAAGCTGCAGGCGAAGCGCTCGCTCCGGCCGTCCACCGGCGCATCCACACTTTCATCGCCACATCGGACATTCACCTGCAACACAAGCTCCGGCGCTCCCGGCAAGACGTTTTGGAGATCGTGCCAGAAATGGTCGCCTACGCCAAGACGTTCACCAATGATGTGGAGTTTTCGGCTGAGGATGCCACGCGATCGGATCCGGAGTATCTGTATCGAGTCCTTGAAACGGCAATTGCTGCCGGTGCCACTACAGTTAACATTCCCGATACCGTCGGCTACACTACTCCCGACGAGTTTGGGGCACTGATTCGCGGTATTAAGACTCACGTCCCGAACATCGATCTTGCGATTATTTCTGTTCACGGTCACAACGACCTTGGCTTGGCGGTTGCGAATTTCTTGGCTGCAGTTCAAAACGGCGCTCGCCAACTCGAATGCACGATCAACGGCATCGGCGAGCGAGCGGGCAATGCCGCCCTCGAAGAGTTGGTCATGGCCATGCACGTGCGTCGGCATTTCTACAATCCGTTCTTCGACCGGCCGCCGGAGTCAGAGGAGCCCCTGACCAACATTGATATGCGCGAAATCTACAAGACCTCTCGCTTGGTCTCCAACTTGACAGGGATGGCAGTACAACCGAACAAGGCGATCGTCGGGGCCAATGCATTCGCTCATGAATCGGGCATCCACCAAGATGGCGTCCTCAAGAACAAGTTGACATACGAAATCATGGATGCCGAGTCCATTGGCTGGACGAGCAATCGGATCGTGCTTGGGAAGCATTCCGGGCGCAATGCTTTCCGCACGCGTTTGGGGGAATTAGGGTACGAGCTTTCGGAAACCGACCTCAACAAAGCGTTTTTGCGCTTCAAAGACCTAGCCGATAAGAAAAAAGAGATCTCCGATTGGGATCTCGAAGCAATTGTCAGCGACGAAGTGTTGCAGCTGCCGGAACTTTACCGGCTGGAGTTGGTGCAAGTGTCCTGCGGCGATCGCGCCCGCCCGACAGCGACGATTACGCTGCGGATGCCGTCCGGCGAAGAAGTATCCGACGTCGCGATCGGCACCGGTCCGGTAGATGCCATTTACAAGGCAATCGATCGTGTGGTGCAGTTGCCCAACGACTTAATCGAATACTCAGTGAAGTCCGTAACCGCGGGCATCGACGCGATCGGCGAAGTAACAGTGCGCATGCGCCATCAGGGTCGGGTATACTCCGGTCACGCAGCGAATACTGACGTGGTGGTGGCATCGGCACGGGCATACCTCCACGCGCTCAATCGCTTAGCAGCTGTTTTACAATCCGGGGAGCAACTGAATCCTCAGCGCGCAACAGTTTAA
- a CDS encoding HD family phosphohydrolase, which translates to MRVLRFFADWPGRSPTGLSARSRSSRARGTSPFLFVAAAISLTGANGYHLYDQPRLAEGTQAPQTIRAPYDLETVDKAATEAKLRAARDSITPVLQLDPKITQQIRSERDSALAQLQRLRLQVGPFPYADESAFSLQLQADLRRRTEQEWQAIVASARKDPDTADATGDAGPPAALRRAIAQLRRQRQQLDAGEYRALIEQISSAREAYAAAAGQIAATRVAKLSAADKQEMLDLSDEVWEEAQQGLRRASERVLAQGIAPGLPPELLTRAVQMQLAADVPAAARSLTNRVLLGVLRPNLSEDREQMILRAESVADTIEPVTVSVRRGEDIVRSGEAISRVDFVLLDAFELSRRGVNWAGLAALGGAVTIAVGGFYLIQQRVRPRMRQRDRVLVLLLSLSTPLLAIVGVSPANLPAIGLLSGGFYGPVLATSQVLLLAGVGLAAALLGAGGLASGWIPAAIATTAGGVLAAIAAGRLRSREELALLGSVVGLAQGSTYLAVALAGGAGVLLVLPGAVISGLTGLAWCVVALGISPYLERVFDLVTPIRLAELANPNRPLLQRLAIEAPGTFQHTLFVASLAEAAARELHCNVELVRAGTLYHDIGKMHDPLGFIENQIGCSNKHDEIADPHVSASIIKRHVSEGLAMARKHGLPRSVRDFIPEHQGTLLISYFYFQAQQRAQQAGLPSVCEADFRYDGPAPQSRETGLVMLADGCEAALRSLKEATQETALAIVNKILRARWQDGQLVDSGLQRNELARVAEVFVCVWQQSNHRRIAYPKSALEPRPARPYVEKKVAAD; encoded by the coding sequence ATGAGAGTACTGCGCTTCTTCGCCGATTGGCCGGGCAGATCTCCAACAGGATTGTCTGCGCGCAGCCGCAGTTCGCGAGCGCGAGGCACATCGCCTTTTCTCTTTGTAGCTGCAGCGATCTCTCTGACGGGTGCGAACGGCTATCACTTGTACGACCAGCCGCGCCTTGCGGAGGGCACACAAGCGCCTCAGACTATCCGCGCGCCTTATGACTTAGAGACAGTTGACAAGGCTGCCACAGAAGCGAAGCTTCGCGCTGCCCGCGACAGTATTACTCCGGTTCTCCAGCTCGATCCTAAGATCACGCAGCAGATCCGCAGCGAGCGCGATTCAGCACTTGCCCAGCTCCAGCGCTTGCGCTTGCAAGTCGGCCCATTTCCATATGCAGATGAATCAGCCTTTTCGCTCCAGTTGCAGGCAGATTTGCGCCGCCGCACCGAGCAGGAATGGCAAGCAATCGTTGCTTCAGCTCGCAAGGACCCCGATACCGCCGATGCAACTGGTGATGCTGGCCCGCCAGCTGCACTGAGAAGAGCGATCGCTCAATTGCGCCGGCAGCGCCAACAGCTCGATGCCGGCGAGTACCGAGCACTCATCGAACAGATTTCCAGCGCGCGCGAAGCCTATGCAGCCGCCGCCGGACAGATTGCTGCAACCCGCGTTGCCAAACTGAGTGCTGCCGACAAACAGGAAATGCTCGATTTGAGCGATGAGGTTTGGGAGGAAGCTCAGCAGGGGTTGCGCCGTGCGAGCGAGCGAGTTCTCGCACAAGGTATCGCGCCGGGCCTGCCTCCCGAGTTGTTAACCCGTGCCGTCCAGATGCAGCTAGCGGCAGACGTTCCGGCCGCTGCACGCTCTCTAACGAATCGAGTATTGCTTGGCGTCTTGCGTCCGAATTTGAGCGAAGACCGCGAGCAAATGATTTTACGTGCTGAAAGCGTTGCCGATACGATCGAGCCCGTAACAGTTAGCGTGCGGCGTGGTGAGGATATAGTTCGGTCGGGAGAAGCAATTTCGCGCGTCGACTTCGTGTTGCTGGACGCCTTCGAGCTCAGCCGGCGTGGTGTAAATTGGGCTGGACTGGCTGCGCTCGGTGGAGCAGTGACCATCGCAGTGGGCGGGTTCTACCTCATCCAGCAACGAGTTCGCCCGCGCATGCGGCAGCGCGATCGAGTATTGGTGTTGCTACTAAGTTTGAGTACGCCGTTGCTGGCAATTGTTGGTGTATCGCCAGCGAACCTGCCAGCAATCGGGTTGCTATCTGGTGGTTTCTACGGACCAGTATTGGCAACATCTCAAGTGTTGCTGCTGGCTGGTGTTGGTCTTGCAGCCGCGCTGCTCGGTGCAGGTGGATTGGCATCGGGATGGATTCCCGCTGCGATCGCAACAACAGCGGGCGGGGTGCTGGCAGCGATCGCGGCCGGTCGCCTGCGGTCTCGCGAAGAGTTGGCACTCCTGGGCAGCGTTGTCGGGCTTGCACAGGGGAGTACGTATTTGGCGGTTGCCCTCGCTGGCGGCGCGGGCGTGTTGCTCGTATTGCCGGGAGCCGTCATTTCCGGACTAACCGGTCTGGCCTGGTGCGTCGTCGCGCTGGGAATTTCACCTTACTTGGAGCGCGTCTTCGACCTCGTGACGCCGATTCGCCTGGCCGAGCTAGCCAATCCCAACCGACCGCTTTTGCAACGACTGGCGATCGAAGCGCCGGGCACATTTCAGCACACACTCTTTGTGGCATCGCTAGCAGAAGCTGCAGCCCGTGAGCTGCACTGTAATGTCGAGCTTGTTCGGGCGGGAACGCTTTACCACGACATCGGTAAAATGCACGACCCGCTCGGCTTTATCGAAAACCAAATAGGTTGCAGTAACAAGCACGACGAAATTGCAGACCCGCATGTTAGCGCCTCTATCATCAAGCGCCACGTGAGCGAGGGACTGGCAATGGCGCGCAAGCACGGACTGCCCCGCTCCGTGAGGGATTTCATCCCCGAACACCAAGGGACGCTTCTGATTTCCTATTTCTACTTTCAGGCTCAGCAGCGCGCTCAGCAAGCAGGCTTACCGTCCGTCTGCGAAGCAGATTTCCGCTACGACGGTCCTGCCCCGCAATCGCGTGAAACCGGGCTCGTCATGCTTGCGGACGGTTGTGAGGCGGCGTTGCGATCGCTCAAGGAGGCAACGCAAGAAACTGCACTAGCGATTGTTAATAAGATTCTGCGGGCCCGCTGGCAGGACGGCCAGCTTGTCGATTCGGGACTGCAGCGCAACGAGTTGGCGCGAGTTGCTGAGGTCTTTGTTTGCGTCTGGCAGCAGTCCAATCACCGCCGTATTGCCTATCCCAAATCAGCACTCGAACCGCGGCCCGCTCGCCCATACGTCGAGAAAAAAGTTGCCGCCGACTGA
- a CDS encoding sulfurtransferase translates to MTVPPIVSVQWLRDRLNNSHVAIADCRFQLDNPQWGQQQYECGCIPGAVYFDLNRDLSGPVARHGGRHPLPDPDRFAAALAAAGIDRDTTVVAYDDSRFAFAARLWWLLRYYGHDAVAVLDGGWPAWQASGFPVDVTRVSPQLAVRTVAFVGRTQPGRAIDIAAVRSRKDRLDVALVDSRDRDRYRGEREPIDPIAGSIPGAINFPWKEVSSSDGYLRSPKALKHHFANLASAEEVIVYCGSGVTACVNILAMEVAGLTPAVLYPGGWSDWCSYLT, encoded by the coding sequence ATGACCGTACCGCCCATTGTCTCAGTTCAGTGGCTGCGAGATCGCCTCAACAATTCGCACGTCGCGATCGCCGACTGCCGCTTCCAGCTCGATAACCCGCAGTGGGGACAGCAGCAATACGAATGCGGCTGCATTCCCGGAGCCGTCTACTTCGACCTCAATCGCGACCTGTCTGGCCCTGTCGCCCGCCACGGCGGTCGCCACCCGCTGCCCGACCCGGATCGTTTTGCTGCTGCCCTGGCCGCTGCTGGGATCGATCGCGATACGACAGTTGTTGCCTACGACGACAGCCGCTTTGCCTTTGCAGCCCGTCTGTGGTGGCTGCTTCGTTATTACGGTCACGACGCCGTTGCCGTTCTCGACGGCGGCTGGCCGGCGTGGCAAGCCAGCGGCTTCCCCGTTGACGTCACTCGCGTTTCGCCGCAACTTGCGGTCCGAACCGTTGCGTTCGTCGGGCGCACGCAGCCCGGCCGCGCGATCGACATCGCAGCCGTCCGGTCCCGCAAAGACCGTCTTGATGTCGCACTGGTCGACTCGCGCGATCGCGACCGCTATCGTGGCGAACGCGAACCCATCGACCCGATTGCCGGCAGCATTCCCGGAGCCATCAACTTTCCATGGAAAGAAGTCAGCAGTTCAGACGGTTACCTGCGATCGCCTAAAGCCTTGAAACACCATTTTGCCAACCTTGCTAGTGCCGAGGAAGTCATCGTTTATTGCGGCTCAGGCGTCACGGCTTGCGTCAATATCCTTGCCATGGAGGTTGCTGGTTTGACACCAGCCGTCCTTTACCCCGGTGGCTGGAGCGACTGGTGCTCTTATTTAACTTGA
- a CDS encoding Ni,Fe-hydrogenase maturation factor: MSDLATVSHANAASVSAKVPSLLDIGYGNPSHGDDAIGRQVTVMVRELGLHNVEVCAVERLTPELSSKLATVDYAVFVDACLMKGDDIRFSPLVTCGLETAGSSVPGWGLSLHPCSLLALTQSLYCRHPRSWWMEVAAENFAYGQQLSARARQGIQNALEQILALIAEQKIGK, encoded by the coding sequence ATGAGCGATCTCGCAACCGTATCCCATGCCAACGCTGCATCGGTATCTGCTAAGGTGCCTTCTCTGCTCGATATTGGGTACGGCAACCCAAGCCATGGCGACGACGCAATCGGTCGCCAGGTGACCGTAATGGTTCGAGAGCTGGGATTGCATAATGTTGAGGTTTGTGCCGTAGAGAGGCTGACGCCAGAACTGTCTTCAAAGCTGGCGACGGTTGACTATGCTGTCTTCGTCGACGCCTGCCTGATGAAAGGCGACGACATCCGGTTTAGTCCTCTAGTTACCTGCGGTTTGGAGACAGCTGGCTCCTCAGTGCCGGGATGGGGGCTGTCATTGCATCCCTGTTCGTTGCTGGCGCTTACGCAGTCTTTGTATTGCCGCCATCCCCGGTCTTGGTGGATGGAGGTGGCTGCAGAAAACTTTGCATACGGGCAGCAGTTGTCAGCTCGGGCGCGCCAGGGCATTCAGAATGCTTTAGAGCAGATCCTGGCACTGATTGCCGAACAAAAGATCGGGAAATAG
- a CDS encoding 3'(2'),5'-bisphosphate nucleotidase: protein MAYEAELQVAMAATLAAAKLCQKVQAEIPKALEKKDRTPVTIADYGSQALICRAIAAAFPNDAIVGEEDAVALRSAEQADTLVHVAQQVRELVPDAGTQDVLNWIDRGNGTVGDRFWTLDPIDGTKGFLRGEQYAIALALVEAGEIKVGVLGCPNLTEDIETGAGTRGLLFLAVRGKGAQLLPFGSQAARPIRVVDPDDAANLRFVESVESAHGDPARQAAIAKAAGIASPSLRIDSQCKYGAVASGQAALYLRLPSPKTPGYRENIWDHAAGAIVVEEAGGRVTDMFGEPLEWHKGAKMLNNQGVVVSNGPIHDAVISALGI from the coding sequence ATGGCATACGAAGCAGAACTGCAGGTAGCAATGGCGGCAACTTTAGCGGCTGCCAAGCTCTGCCAGAAAGTACAAGCTGAGATTCCCAAAGCACTGGAGAAGAAGGATCGAACGCCCGTGACGATCGCCGATTACGGCTCGCAGGCGCTAATTTGCCGGGCGATCGCTGCTGCGTTTCCCAACGACGCGATTGTTGGCGAGGAGGATGCAGTCGCGCTGCGTTCCGCAGAGCAAGCAGATACCTTGGTGCATGTCGCTCAGCAGGTGAGAGAGTTGGTGCCTGACGCCGGGACCCAGGACGTGTTGAACTGGATCGATCGCGGCAACGGCACGGTTGGCGATCGCTTTTGGACGCTCGATCCGATTGACGGCACGAAAGGATTTTTGCGGGGCGAACAGTACGCGATCGCGCTGGCGCTGGTGGAAGCAGGCGAGATCAAAGTCGGCGTGCTTGGATGCCCGAATTTAACCGAGGATATCGAGACGGGAGCGGGCACGCGCGGTTTGCTGTTCCTAGCAGTGCGCGGCAAAGGTGCTCAGCTGCTGCCGTTTGGCAGCCAGGCAGCACGCCCGATTCGAGTCGTCGATCCGGACGATGCAGCGAACTTGCGGTTTGTGGAGAGCGTCGAGTCCGCTCATGGCGATCCCGCACGGCAAGCGGCGATCGCTAAAGCTGCAGGCATTGCATCGCCCTCTTTGCGCATTGACAGCCAGTGCAAGTATGGCGCAGTAGCGAGCGGGCAAGCAGCGCTGTATCTGCGTTTGCCATCGCCGAAAACCCCAGGCTACCGCGAGAATATTTGGGATCACGCCGCCGGGGCGATCGTCGTCGAGGAGGCCGGAGGACGCGTAACCGACATGTTCGGCGAGCCGCTGGAATGGCACAAAGGAGCAAAGATGCTGAACAATCAAGGCGTGGTTGTCAGTAACGGACCCATCCACGATGCTGTCATCTCGGCACTCGGCATTTAG
- a CDS encoding LabA-like NYN domain-containing protein, with product MNSQRDIRLSIFVDGNNMFYAQQKNGWFFDPRRVLEYFRRDTNIHLVNAFWYTGLKDAQDQRGFRDALISLGYTVRTKILKEYYDDNSGRYSQKANLDIEIVIDMFNTVEQYNSVVLLSGDGDFERAIELLRSKNTYITVVSTEGMIARELRNATDRYIDLNEIRQHIEKNE from the coding sequence ATGAATTCTCAACGCGATATCCGTCTATCAATTTTTGTCGACGGAAATAATATGTTCTATGCTCAGCAGAAAAACGGTTGGTTTTTCGATCCCCGCCGCGTGCTGGAGTATTTTCGTCGCGACACCAATATTCACCTAGTCAATGCTTTCTGGTATACGGGTCTCAAAGACGCCCAGGACCAGCGCGGTTTTCGCGATGCACTGATCAGCCTGGGGTACACTGTGCGAACCAAAATTCTCAAAGAATATTACGACGACAACTCGGGACGCTATTCACAGAAAGCGAACCTCGATATTGAGATCGTTATTGACATGTTCAATACCGTCGAACAGTACAACAGCGTTGTCCTGCTTAGTGGCGACGGCGACTTCGAGCGCGCCATCGAATTGCTGCGATCAAAGAATACCTACATCACAGTTGTTTCAACCGAAGGGATGATTGCTCGCGAACTTCGTAATGCAACAGATCGCTACATCGACCTAAACGAAATCCGCCAACATATAGAAAAAAACGAGTAA
- the holA gene encoding DNA polymerase III subunit delta, producing the protein MPIYLYWGDDDYAIARAARTLQQRVLDPAWSAFNANKLDGRHPEAASNAIAQALTPPFGNGGRFVWLADTDWCQRCPEPLLSELTRTLPQLPPTTTFLLSTLKRPDGRLKSTKLLQRHARFTEFASIPPWKTEALLQRARQAATEANVRLDRSALEHLAATAGSDSRQLAQELEKLHLYGLGRDRPLDADDVAALVSTNTHNSLQLADAIRSADTARALTLVSALLARNEPPLRILATLTGRFRIWLRVKLAIACDDRDDRAVAAAAEIGNPKRLYFLRQDVQPLSIDQLRGTLALFLELELALKRGSESAATLQRGAITACRWCASPPTRPPGNLRHMQA; encoded by the coding sequence ATGCCCATTTATCTCTATTGGGGCGATGACGATTACGCGATCGCCCGGGCGGCCAGAACTCTCCAACAGCGCGTCCTCGACCCTGCCTGGAGTGCCTTTAATGCCAACAAACTTGACGGTCGCCACCCCGAGGCTGCGTCCAATGCAATCGCCCAAGCTCTAACCCCCCCTTTCGGAAACGGCGGTCGGTTTGTTTGGCTGGCTGACACCGACTGGTGCCAGCGTTGTCCGGAACCGCTGCTGAGCGAGCTGACGCGCACGCTCCCACAGTTGCCGCCGACGACCACGTTCTTGCTCTCGACACTGAAGAGGCCAGACGGTCGCCTCAAGTCCACTAAACTGCTTCAACGCCACGCTCGATTTACAGAATTCGCTTCGATTCCGCCCTGGAAGACCGAAGCCCTGTTGCAGCGAGCCCGCCAGGCTGCAACCGAAGCGAACGTCCGCCTCGATCGGTCTGCCCTAGAGCACCTCGCAGCGACTGCAGGCAGCGACTCGCGTCAACTTGCCCAAGAACTCGAGAAGCTGCATCTATACGGGCTCGGTCGCGATCGCCCTCTCGACGCCGACGATGTAGCCGCCCTCGTCTCCACGAACACCCACAACAGCCTTCAGCTGGCCGACGCCATCCGCAGCGCCGACACCGCTCGCGCCCTAACGCTAGTTTCAGCTTTATTGGCTCGGAACGAACCGCCTTTGCGCATCCTGGCAACCCTCACCGGCCGCTTCCGAATATGGCTGCGGGTCAAGCTGGCAATCGCCTGCGACGATCGCGACGATCGAGCAGTGGCGGCGGCAGCGGAGATCGGCAATCCCAAGCGATTATATTTCTTACGTCAAGACGTTCAACCGCTATCTATAGATCAATTAAGAGGGACATTGGCGCTATTTCTAGAGTTGGAGCTCGCACTCAAGCGGGGGAGCGAGTCGGCTGCAACTCTTCAACGCGGGGCCATCACAGCCTGTCGCTGGTGTGCATCACCCCCGACACGTCCCCCTGGCAATCTCCGTCACATGCAGGCATGA
- a CDS encoding pentapeptide repeat-containing protein: MDVRGLLHDYNRGRRDYSGVALHGVDLGGLKLSGIDFQKADLSGAVLGNADLSRANLSQANLTNADLGGADLSGANLSHINAIGADLRKASLVGADLTQADLRAADLEGSDLSGVNLTAVALSGANFNDVNLFGACLQDIDLDEIDCQGADFSELASCQLSSNIGTTHRWLSWGKH, translated from the coding sequence ATGGATGTTCGAGGGCTTCTGCACGACTACAATCGAGGACGCCGCGATTACTCTGGAGTGGCGCTCCACGGGGTCGATCTCGGCGGGTTGAAGTTAAGTGGAATCGATTTCCAAAAGGCCGACCTCAGCGGGGCAGTGCTCGGCAATGCCGACCTCAGCCGTGCCAACTTAAGTCAGGCAAATCTCACTAACGCCGACCTAGGCGGTGCCGATCTTAGCGGTGCCAACCTAAGCCACATCAACGCGATTGGGGCGGACTTACGGAAAGCCAGTCTCGTCGGTGCCGACCTTACTCAGGCCGACCTGCGGGCTGCTGACCTTGAAGGGTCCGATCTGTCAGGAGTGAATTTAACTGCTGTTGCTCTTAGTGGCGCAAACTTTAACGATGTAAACTTGTTTGGAGCTTGTCTGCAAGATATCGATCTTGACGAGATCGATTGTCAGGGAGCGGACTTCTCCGAGCTCGCGTCTTGTCAGCTGAGTTCCAATATTGGGACCACGCATCGCTGGCTGTCTTGGGGCAAGCACTAA
- a CDS encoding TIGR04376 family protein, which produces MSIFDDVNQFLETRLEEFLRDHPHLELQALEEQLREQEADTLRLIRNLEAEEKRAQDAILALSAEIKLWHGRIDTARAAGRRDLMQAALDKEASLLREGNQRWGQMQGTQQRLARAQELLAQVRQRRQEVHRKAEQVRSKQQAQQQQARAQTASSWESSDWQPRAQVGRTPASAFDPLEAEFQRLETDSELDDLKRNLGKR; this is translated from the coding sequence ATGAGTATCTTCGACGATGTCAATCAGTTTCTCGAGACGCGCTTGGAAGAATTTCTGCGCGACCACCCGCACTTGGAATTGCAAGCGTTGGAAGAACAATTACGCGAGCAAGAAGCCGATACGCTGCGCTTAATACGCAATTTAGAAGCCGAAGAAAAGCGCGCACAAGATGCCATTCTCGCGCTCAGCGCAGAGATCAAACTCTGGCACGGTCGCATCGACACCGCCCGTGCGGCCGGACGAAGGGACTTGATGCAAGCTGCCCTGGACAAGGAGGCGTCCCTGCTCCGCGAAGGCAATCAACGTTGGGGTCAGATGCAAGGTACCCAACAACGCCTTGCCCGCGCTCAAGAGCTGCTCGCGCAAGTACGACAGCGCCGCCAAGAAGTTCACCGCAAAGCCGAGCAGGTCCGATCTAAGCAACAAGCACAGCAGCAGCAAGCGCGCGCGCAAACTGCCTCTAGTTGGGAGTCGAGCGACTGGCAACCGCGCGCGCAGGTCGGGCGCACGCCCGCGTCCGCCTTCGATCCACTCGAAGCAGAATTCCAGCGCCTGGAAACCGACAGCGAACTCGACGATTTGAAGCGCAACCTCGGCAAAAGGTAG